In one Dehalogenimonas formicexedens genomic region, the following are encoded:
- a CDS encoding DUF354 domain-containing protein, translated as MIHTPAQVHLWQAVATELESRGHHVVFISRMESIIQRLLASYNRKSECYGRVGRTPITRITSLPITVIKSLQQTLRNKPDIIIGTGILESVAGFFTRKPSIIFEDSEPTPRLERLLWYRLCSVVITPSCFRINLGRKQVRVPSYKELAYLYPSRFQPDPAIYDKLGIAKNEKYVILRFNAFDAVHDIGRKGFTLLDKYTLVSELEKFAHVFISSETTLPPDLLKYQLPVPAYQVHQALYHAQLLVSDTQTLTTEAAVLGVPAIRCNSFVGLHDMGNFVELESKYGLLFSFNQPGKAINRAIELITQSDLREEWQAKRKVMLEEKIDLTDYMADSIVNWPESAWKFRASQDKI; from the coding sequence ATGATTCATACGCCGGCCCAGGTCCATTTATGGCAAGCGGTTGCTACCGAACTCGAATCGCGTGGCCATCATGTCGTGTTTATTAGTCGAATGGAATCCATTATACAGCGGCTGCTGGCATCATATAATCGAAAGAGTGAATGTTATGGCAGAGTTGGAAGGACTCCTATAACCAGAATCACGAGTTTGCCAATAACTGTGATCAAATCATTACAGCAGACTTTACGGAATAAGCCGGATATTATCATTGGTACTGGGATACTTGAGTCAGTGGCTGGTTTTTTTACGCGAAAGCCAAGCATTATTTTCGAGGACTCGGAACCGACCCCAAGGCTCGAACGGCTATTATGGTATCGCCTGTGTTCTGTTGTAATTACTCCCTCCTGTTTCCGCATTAATCTGGGAAGAAAACAAGTACGTGTACCTAGTTATAAAGAACTTGCATACCTATACCCCTCACGCTTTCAACCTGATCCGGCAATTTACGATAAGCTAGGCATTGCCAAGAATGAAAAATATGTGATTCTTCGTTTCAATGCATTTGACGCTGTGCATGATATCGGTCGTAAGGGTTTTACATTGCTTGATAAGTATACCTTAGTGTCCGAGCTTGAGAAGTTCGCCCATGTTTTTATCTCCTCAGAGACTACCCTTCCCCCGGACCTTTTGAAATATCAATTACCGGTACCGGCTTATCAAGTCCATCAAGCCTTATACCACGCCCAATTACTGGTTTCAGATACCCAGACTTTAACTACCGAAGCCGCCGTTCTTGGTGTCCCAGCTATTCGGTGCAACAGTTTTGTTGGACTTCACGATATGGGTAATTTTGTTGAGTTAGAATCGAAGTATGGTCTGCTCTTTTCGTTTAACCAACCAGGCAAGGCGATCAATCGAGCAATCGAGTTGATCACCCAGTCAGACCTGCGGGAGGAATGGCAGGCTAAACGAAAGGTGATGCTCGAAGAAAAGATAGATTTAACTGATTATATGGCGGACTCCATTGTAAATTGGCCAGAAAGTGCCTGGAAATTCAGAGCTTCTCAGGATAAGATATGA
- the glmS gene encoding glutamine--fructose-6-phosphate transaminase (isomerizing), giving the protein MCGVVGYIGYRQAQETLLQSLVRLEYRGYDSCGIAVVDGDLKVFKDAVRVADLAAKAQPLNGTFGIGHTRWATCGEPNQANAHPHQDCTHTIAVVHNGTINNHVPLRSRLKSQGHVFTSDTDTEVIAHLIENHYHGDLASAVRSALAEIEGSYAVAVVHHHEQDKLVVARKGSPLIIGLGQGENWVASDVPAILGYTNRVVYMEENELAVVTRDGIKLWHGDNEKIPEIKHVEWTAEQAHKGGYDHFMIKEIHEQPRIIRESNSTSIHSGVKDAELSGILSLDPPPSILILACGTSYHAGLIAKYLVEELLGLSVNVELASEFNYHRHRTPEALAIVITQSGETADALLAMRRLREHGTKLLAITNVPGCTASRLADETWYTGAGPEISVAATKSFTAQLKVIYRLLLSCSRLERRDFDRLTLALRLLPSAIQGVLDNQLEIRSCAKYLASCSGVIFIGRGLNYPIALEGALKLKEVAYIPSQGYAAGELKHGPLALVSKTTPVVAVLGRDTTHDAMLTTLREIKVRGAPLIAIAPKGDDGLDGLADYIIPRPEVDNLVSPMLNAVVLQLLAYYTALELGCPIDMPRNLAKSVTVE; this is encoded by the coding sequence ATGTGCGGAGTTGTAGGTTACATCGGTTATCGCCAGGCCCAAGAGACGCTACTCCAGTCACTGGTGCGGCTGGAATACCGAGGCTACGATTCTTGCGGAATTGCCGTTGTCGACGGTGACCTTAAGGTCTTCAAGGACGCTGTGCGGGTAGCCGATCTCGCAGCAAAGGCTCAACCTCTTAATGGTACTTTCGGCATCGGTCACACCCGATGGGCAACATGCGGTGAGCCAAATCAGGCCAACGCCCATCCTCATCAGGATTGCACCCATACCATCGCCGTGGTCCACAACGGCACCATCAACAACCATGTGCCACTGAGGAGCCGACTTAAAAGCCAGGGACACGTTTTTACCTCTGATACCGATACCGAGGTGATCGCCCATCTTATCGAGAATCACTACCACGGCGATCTCGCATCCGCCGTGCGCTCCGCTCTCGCTGAAATCGAGGGCTCCTATGCCGTAGCCGTGGTACACCATCACGAACAGGATAAACTCGTGGTTGCCAGGAAGGGTAGCCCTCTAATAATCGGTCTGGGCCAGGGCGAGAATTGGGTTGCTTCTGACGTGCCGGCCATCCTCGGTTACACCAATCGTGTCGTATATATGGAAGAAAACGAACTCGCGGTAGTGACGCGGGATGGCATCAAGTTGTGGCATGGGGACAACGAAAAAATCCCTGAAATCAAACATGTCGAATGGACAGCGGAGCAAGCACATAAGGGTGGCTACGACCACTTTATGATCAAGGAAATTCACGAACAACCACGGATTATCCGAGAGTCCAACAGCACCTCAATCCACTCCGGTGTTAAAGATGCAGAGCTTTCCGGCATCCTGTCTTTAGACCCGCCGCCTTCCATCCTGATCCTGGCCTGTGGCACCTCGTATCATGCCGGGCTTATTGCCAAGTATCTCGTCGAAGAACTACTAGGCTTATCGGTTAATGTCGAGCTCGCCTCGGAGTTCAATTATCACCGACATCGAACGCCAGAGGCGCTCGCTATCGTCATCACGCAATCCGGCGAGACAGCGGACGCCCTATTGGCTATGCGCCGGCTTCGTGAGCATGGCACAAAACTTTTAGCGATTACCAATGTCCCGGGTTGCACTGCAAGCCGCCTCGCGGATGAGACATGGTACACTGGGGCAGGTCCGGAAATCAGCGTCGCCGCCACCAAGAGCTTCACCGCCCAATTAAAAGTCATCTATCGGCTGTTGCTCTCCTGCTCCAGGCTGGAGAGGCGGGATTTCGACCGGCTGACACTGGCGCTAAGACTCCTGCCCAGCGCTATCCAGGGGGTGCTCGATAACCAATTAGAGATACGATCATGCGCTAAATACCTGGCTTCGTGCTCCGGGGTCATCTTCATTGGGCGAGGCCTCAACTACCCAATCGCCTTGGAGGGCGCACTTAAACTCAAAGAAGTCGCTTATATTCCCTCTCAGGGCTACGCTGCGGGGGAATTAAAACACGGACCGCTTGCCCTGGTTTCGAAAACGACCCCAGTGGTAGCGGTATTAGGCCGCGATACGACCCACGATGCCATGCTGACGACCCTCCGGGAGATCAAAGTGCGGGGTGCTCCGCTGATAGCCATTGCTCCTAAGGGAGATGACGGTCTCGATGGCTTAGCCGACTATATTATCCCCAGACCGGAAGTCGACAACTTAGTATCGCCAATGTTGAATGCGGTGGTGTTACAACTTCTGGCATATTACACCGCTTTGGAACTCGGCTGCCCTATCGACATGCCGCGCAACCTGGCCAAGAGCGTCACTGTTGAGTGA
- a CDS encoding acyltransferase, translating to MNSGVITRGLVNIGEGADIDNGVVLGHEDNGVLLIGSGARIRSGTIIYSGVTIGNNLKTGHNALIRGNSVIGDNVLVGTGVVIDGYCQVGDNVSLQTNAYVTTYTVLEEDVFMGPCSVTTNDKYMVKGAALKGSVIKKGARIGANATILPGVVVGEGAVVGAGSVVTKEVGAGKTVVGNPASELGKET from the coding sequence ATGAATAGTGGCGTTATCACCAGAGGTTTAGTTAACATCGGCGAAGGAGCCGACATCGATAATGGTGTTGTACTCGGTCATGAGGACAACGGAGTGTTACTCATTGGGTCCGGTGCTCGGATTCGTTCGGGAACCATCATCTATTCCGGTGTGACTATTGGAAACAACCTCAAGACTGGACACAATGCACTTATTCGAGGGAATAGTGTCATCGGCGACAATGTTCTCGTTGGTACCGGTGTAGTTATCGATGGCTATTGTCAGGTGGGCGATAATGTGAGCCTGCAAACAAACGCATATGTGACCACCTATACAGTGCTTGAAGAAGATGTGTTCATGGGACCTTGTTCCGTAACCACCAACGATAAATACATGGTCAAAGGAGCGGCTCTCAAAGGTTCCGTGATAAAAAAAGGGGCTCGTATCGGCGCCAACGCTACAATACTTCCAGGCGTTGTTGTCGGGGAAGGCGCCGTCGTTGGGGCTGGATCTGTAGTTACAAAAGAGGTCGGCGCTGGGAAAACCGTGGTAGGCAACCCTGCAAGTGAACTCGGCAAAGAAACTTAA
- a CDS encoding glycosyltransferase family 4 protein, whose protein sequence is MRICLIGDGSSEHIMRLSSYLVDQGNDVHLITWKTRPGFPSRVKLHILTNHRIPLFRELGWILGARRCVKSVKPNIIDAHYVTIYGFLAALTNFHPLVVTGWGSDILVQPYRNLLWRSFARYTLHNADRINLLFTKQVAFKQMKLLGIDQSKIQEVLLGVDTRMFKREPDGKRTASFFGLDPERPIIANVRGLAPIYDVQTYFRAAAIVLKTCPDAQFVTLHRPGQRVEAEALSDKHDLNGHMTLLDWLPHDQMPKFLSTADIYVSTSLSDGASNSLLEAMSCEKASVVTDIPANRQWIADGDNGYLFPPGDAQSLAKKIISLINDPNRRLLFGRRSRDIAQSRAECQGQMEQIVAGYCEVIREYQH, encoded by the coding sequence ATGCGTATCTGTTTGATCGGCGACGGAAGCAGCGAGCACATCATGAGGTTATCATCTTACCTGGTGGATCAAGGCAATGACGTTCACTTGATCACTTGGAAGACTAGGCCGGGTTTTCCGTCAAGGGTCAAACTACATATACTGACCAATCACCGCATCCCGTTATTCAGAGAACTGGGTTGGATACTCGGGGCAAGGCGCTGTGTGAAATCCGTCAAACCGAATATTATTGATGCCCATTACGTAACCATCTATGGTTTCTTAGCAGCATTAACCAATTTCCATCCTCTTGTTGTGACCGGTTGGGGGTCAGATATACTTGTGCAACCATATCGGAACCTATTGTGGCGGTCGTTTGCGCGTTACACCTTGCATAACGCCGATCGGATCAACCTGCTCTTCACGAAGCAGGTAGCCTTCAAGCAGATGAAATTGTTAGGAATCGACCAGTCTAAGATACAAGAAGTGCTACTTGGCGTCGATACGAGGATGTTCAAGAGGGAGCCTGATGGTAAGCGCACAGCATCGTTTTTCGGGTTGGATCCCGAACGTCCAATTATTGCGAACGTACGAGGTCTAGCTCCAATTTATGATGTTCAAACGTACTTTCGCGCCGCTGCAATAGTACTAAAGACGTGTCCCGATGCCCAATTCGTCACCCTGCATCGACCGGGGCAACGAGTCGAGGCAGAGGCTCTCTCGGATAAGCATGACCTCAACGGTCATATGACTTTATTAGACTGGCTGCCACATGATCAAATGCCCAAATTCTTGTCCACTGCCGATATATATGTATCCACTTCGTTATCTGACGGTGCTTCCAATTCCCTTCTTGAGGCCATGTCTTGCGAGAAGGCATCTGTTGTAACAGATATCCCTGCCAACCGCCAATGGATTGCCGATGGGGACAACGGCTATCTGTTTCCACCGGGTGATGCACAATCCTTGGCTAAAAAAATAATAAGTCTCATTAATGACCCTAACCGAAGATTGTTGTTTGGTCGTAGGTCTCGTGACATCGCCCAGAGTAGGGCAGAGTGCCAGGGGCAGATGGAGCAGATTGTTGCCGGCTATTGTGAAGTAATTCGCGAATATCAACATTGA
- a CDS encoding DegT/DnrJ/EryC1/StrS family aminotransferase, producing MIPIAQPVIDQAAVNAISAVLSSGKLAQGEQVKSFEGMFASYCGTKYAVATSNGTNALQLALLASEIEPGDEVITTPFSFVASANSILYCQAKPIFADIDPLTFNIDPKNVERLIGPRTRAILGVHLYGQPFDVNEILSLCSKHNLAFIEDACQAHGAEYHGQRVGSFGIGCFSFYPTKNMTTGEGGMMTTNDTRIAEKASVLRNHGQRERYKHEMLGYNFRMTDIAAAIGITQLARLDEFNAKRIQNANYLSQAIRRINGLISPFVANGIKHVFHQYTIRVTSDYPISRDALKERLQEKGVSSAVHYPIPIHKQPMYERLGYSVTLPEAEKAASQVLSLPIHPSLTQSDLDTIIEALIYE from the coding sequence ATGATACCTATTGCGCAACCGGTAATAGACCAAGCCGCAGTTAATGCCATTTCGGCAGTGCTATCCAGCGGCAAATTGGCTCAAGGCGAACAGGTCAAGTCATTCGAGGGAATGTTTGCCTCGTATTGTGGTACGAAATATGCGGTGGCGACTTCCAACGGAACCAATGCTCTCCAACTAGCCCTACTTGCTTCTGAGATTGAACCTGGGGATGAAGTAATAACCACCCCATTTAGTTTCGTGGCATCTGCCAACTCCATTCTATATTGCCAAGCAAAACCTATTTTTGCTGATATCGACCCGCTCACCTTCAATATCGACCCTAAGAATGTGGAGCGACTTATTGGCCCACGAACGCGCGCGATACTTGGGGTCCATCTTTACGGTCAGCCCTTCGATGTGAACGAGATACTCTCATTGTGTTCAAAACATAATTTGGCTTTTATCGAGGATGCCTGTCAGGCACATGGGGCAGAGTACCATGGACAACGAGTTGGGTCGTTTGGTATCGGCTGTTTTTCCTTTTACCCAACGAAGAATATGACTACTGGCGAGGGTGGCATGATGACCACCAATGATACCAGAATAGCCGAAAAGGCGAGTGTGCTCAGGAATCACGGTCAAAGGGAACGCTATAAACATGAAATGCTTGGTTACAACTTCCGCATGACCGACATAGCTGCTGCCATTGGGATCACACAACTTGCTCGGCTCGATGAATTCAATGCCAAACGCATCCAAAATGCCAATTATTTGAGCCAAGCCATTCGTCGAATTAACGGTCTCATATCGCCTTTTGTGGCCAACGGCATCAAGCACGTATTCCATCAGTACACTATTCGCGTGACTTCAGACTACCCAATCTCCCGAGACGCCCTCAAGGAGCGATTGCAGGAAAAGGGTGTAAGCAGCGCGGTACATTACCCGATTCCTATTCATAAACAACCCATGTACGAGCGACTCGGTTACAGCGTTACACTGCCTGAAGCGGAAAAAGCTGCCAGCCAGGTGCTCTCGCTCCCTATCCACCCGTCTCTAACCCAAAGTGATTTGGATACGATTATCGAAGCATTAATATATGAATAG
- a CDS encoding Gfo/Idh/MocA family protein — MLKVAIIGLGTMGQHHVRVYSELGCDIVGLVDTDEARGKEFAQKYGSRWFSDYHDILDKAEAVSIAVPTSLHSLVAIDCLNKGIHCLVEKPIASTVDEARSMIEAAQKHAAKLMIGHIERFNPAVLKLKSLLDEGILGKLMIVSTRRVGPFAPRIRDVGIIIDSATHDIDVIRFLMNRDPVHVYAKSGSFRHEKEDHSVIVCDFGDAVGSIEVNWFTPHKVRTLVATGSEGIAYLDYIQQDLRVFNSVVNHDIVIEKGEPLKLELAHFLDCIITGKTPLTDGESSTKVLEIALEATQPRGTRVYV; from the coding sequence ATGTTGAAGGTGGCGATCATCGGTTTAGGTACAATGGGGCAGCATCATGTGAGGGTGTATTCGGAGTTAGGTTGCGATATAGTCGGTTTGGTAGACACTGATGAAGCCCGCGGCAAAGAATTTGCTCAAAAGTACGGTAGCCGTTGGTTTTCTGACTATCATGATATTCTTGACAAAGCCGAAGCTGTGAGCATTGCAGTCCCTACTAGTCTGCACAGTCTAGTCGCTATTGACTGCCTCAACAAAGGCATTCACTGCCTAGTAGAAAAACCCATTGCTTCTACGGTGGACGAAGCCAGGTCAATGATTGAAGCCGCCCAGAAGCACGCAGCCAAACTAATGATTGGTCATATTGAACGCTTCAATCCCGCTGTCCTAAAATTAAAATCCTTACTCGATGAAGGTATCTTGGGAAAGTTGATGATCGTTTCTACCCGCCGGGTTGGGCCATTTGCCCCCAGAATAAGAGACGTGGGTATCATAATTGACTCTGCCACCCATGATATTGATGTTATTCGTTTTTTGATGAATCGCGATCCGGTACATGTGTACGCCAAATCCGGGAGTTTCCGGCATGAAAAAGAAGACCATTCTGTAATAGTCTGCGACTTCGGTGATGCAGTGGGATCAATAGAAGTGAATTGGTTCACTCCACATAAAGTAAGAACTCTTGTGGCCACCGGTAGTGAAGGGATCGCCTATCTGGATTATATTCAACAAGATCTAAGGGTGTTCAATTCCGTAGTGAACCATGATATCGTCATAGAAAAGGGAGAGCCACTAAAACTGGAACTGGCTCATTTCCTTGACTGCATCATCACCGGGAAAACTCCTCTGACTGATGGAGAGTCTTCAACTAAAGTACTTGAGATAGCTTTAGAGGCAACACAACCAAGAGGTACCCGAGTATATGTATAA
- a CDS encoding lipid II:glycine glycyltransferase FemX, with product MVDLRLKHLEIRMFPSDEGAFPPGSEFTQDNRYSTYILGLKEPMELWKSLDSGSIRWGIRKAIKDGVKIRSSISKDDLNSFYRLNLATKQRLGVPGHPKAFLAAILNDFGENARLYLAEYNNRIIAGIITIAHGKTVLYAYGAADNAFLIHQPYNLLLWTAIEDASKHGFLQFDFGRVSPSEPGLAAFKRRWGATEKRLVYYYYPSGKGSFSQDQRGLQMASKLWKLIPPQVVGPLSNILFRHIG from the coding sequence TTGGTCGACCTACGACTTAAGCATCTTGAAATCCGAATGTTCCCGTCCGATGAAGGGGCTTTTCCGCCCGGATCCGAATTCACACAAGACAATCGTTACTCCACCTACATATTGGGGCTTAAAGAACCGATGGAGCTTTGGAAATCTCTCGACTCCGGAAGCATCCGCTGGGGTATAAGAAAGGCAATCAAGGACGGGGTAAAGATAAGATCCAGTATCTCCAAGGATGACCTCAATTCGTTCTATCGGCTTAACTTAGCAACAAAGCAGCGCCTAGGAGTTCCTGGGCACCCAAAGGCCTTTCTTGCGGCCATACTCAACGACTTTGGCGAAAACGCAAGACTCTACCTGGCTGAGTACAATAATAGGATTATTGCAGGTATCATTACCATTGCACATGGAAAAACTGTCCTATATGCCTATGGCGCTGCTGATAATGCTTTTCTGATACATCAACCTTACAACTTACTCCTATGGACGGCCATCGAGGATGCTTCTAAGCATGGTTTTCTTCAATTCGATTTCGGAAGGGTATCACCATCAGAGCCTGGTTTAGCAGCCTTTAAACGAAGGTGGGGTGCGACCGAAAAGAGGCTTGTATACTACTATTACCCCTCAGGAAAAGGGAGCTTCAGTCAGGACCAACGAGGACTCCAGATGGCTTCTAAGTTGTGGAAATTAATCCCTCCCCAGGTTGTTGGGCCACTGAGTAATATTTTGTTTAGGCACATAGGATAA
- a CDS encoding glycosyltransferase family 2 protein has translation MYKGKSIGVVVPAYNEHRHITLTINGIPDFVDRVYVVDDNSKDNTYGIACALAHRESRICVIHRSINGGVGAAIITGHKEAIKERMDVVAVMAGDNQMDPAILHKIIDPVVEGYADYSKGNRLSNPVHIREMPRFRRFGNYLLTVLNRIASGYWHISDPQNGYTAISRDALIKLDLEKIYVGFAFENDMLVRLKLVGAKVMDVPHSAIYRDEKSKIKYPIFILKTSWMLLFSFIRRVLNPITRSSVKHIAPNREPSTYA, from the coding sequence ATGTATAAAGGCAAATCCATAGGTGTAGTGGTCCCTGCCTATAATGAACATCGCCATATTACCCTCACGATAAACGGAATACCGGATTTCGTAGATCGGGTATATGTAGTCGACGATAATAGTAAAGACAATACCTATGGCATAGCTTGTGCTTTAGCCCATCGCGAGTCTCGGATATGCGTAATTCACCGTTCCATCAATGGGGGGGTGGGCGCAGCAATTATCACCGGCCACAAGGAAGCGATAAAGGAAAGGATGGATGTGGTCGCGGTGATGGCCGGGGACAACCAGATGGATCCAGCAATTCTTCATAAAATCATCGACCCTGTCGTTGAAGGGTATGCTGATTATTCTAAAGGAAACCGCCTCTCGAATCCGGTTCACATTCGGGAAATGCCTCGTTTTAGGCGCTTTGGCAACTACCTACTGACAGTGCTAAACCGTATCGCCTCAGGTTATTGGCATATTAGCGACCCTCAAAATGGCTATACTGCGATTTCACGGGACGCTCTGATAAAACTTGATCTCGAAAAAATCTATGTGGGATTTGCTTTCGAAAATGACATGCTTGTCAGACTTAAGCTTGTCGGAGCCAAAGTCATGGATGTTCCGCATTCGGCAATCTATAGGGATGAAAAGTCTAAAATCAAATACCCGATTTTCATTTTAAAAACGAGTTGGATGCTGCTATTTAGCTTTATCAGGCGTGTCTTGAACCCTATCACTCGCTCCTCGGTCAAGCATATCGCACCAAACCGTGAGCCAAGTACGTATGCTTAA
- a CDS encoding nucleotide sugar dehydrogenase, with product MIYNLSETEIRSRIANRDVSIGFIGLGRVGLPLAATLANEGFPVLGMDINKNTVATINAGRTPISDENGLGDLISNVVGKGKLTATTAIEDTAECDVYIISVPTLIKDQDPDIDAVVTVSHRLAKILKPGKLVVLQSTVPPGTTQNTLAAIIQRESDLIPGLDFGLAYSPERTQAPQVLRDLKSYAKIVGGLDSKSALILGGLYGAFAPSIITMSSIIAAELDKVVENTYRDVNIAFANELAQICNVYGVNVDELIHTANSQPYCHILKPGLVGGHCIPMDPYYIISDLIHRGYFPRLIKTARDLNESVFKNIADMLDRDTHRVAVLGLSFKKDVKSFETSHSLKLIKLLESEGKDVVVHDPFISDETFPFKATANIDTACQNADAIIVSTEHSIYEALDLAHLRSCMNGRLIIDVRGILSPTKVAQYGFEYRGLGR from the coding sequence ATGATATACAACCTCTCTGAAACGGAAATTAGATCAAGAATAGCAAACCGCGACGTCTCGATTGGCTTCATCGGCCTAGGGCGGGTTGGTCTCCCTTTGGCTGCAACTCTCGCAAATGAAGGTTTCCCCGTGCTAGGCATGGACATAAACAAGAATACTGTGGCAACCATCAATGCCGGCCGAACGCCGATCTCGGATGAGAACGGTCTAGGCGATCTCATTAGCAACGTTGTGGGAAAGGGAAAACTGACAGCGACTACAGCCATCGAGGATACTGCCGAGTGTGACGTCTACATCATCTCAGTGCCCACTTTGATCAAAGATCAAGACCCGGATATAGACGCCGTGGTGACGGTCTCCCATCGGTTGGCTAAAATATTGAAACCAGGCAAACTTGTTGTTCTTCAAAGTACGGTGCCACCTGGCACTACACAAAATACCCTCGCGGCCATCATTCAACGGGAAAGCGATCTGATCCCTGGTTTGGATTTCGGTTTAGCGTATTCCCCGGAACGAACACAAGCCCCTCAGGTACTACGTGATCTGAAATCATATGCTAAAATCGTCGGAGGCCTGGATAGCAAGAGCGCACTTATCTTGGGTGGACTCTATGGTGCTTTTGCTCCTAGCATTATAACCATGAGCAGTATCATTGCTGCCGAACTTGATAAAGTAGTTGAGAACACATATCGCGACGTCAACATCGCATTCGCAAATGAATTAGCCCAGATATGCAACGTATATGGTGTCAATGTGGATGAACTCATTCACACCGCAAACTCACAACCATATTGCCATATCTTAAAACCAGGCCTCGTAGGCGGACATTGTATACCCATGGACCCTTACTACATCATCAGTGATTTGATTCACCGTGGCTATTTCCCCCGGCTGATAAAAACCGCTCGTGATCTTAATGAATCGGTTTTTAAGAATATAGCGGATATGCTGGATAGGGATACGCATCGTGTGGCCGTACTGGGTCTGAGTTTCAAGAAAGACGTCAAATCTTTCGAGACGTCACACTCTTTGAAACTGATCAAATTGTTGGAGTCAGAAGGCAAAGATGTAGTGGTGCATGACCCGTTTATCAGTGATGAGACGTTTCCTTTCAAAGCCACGGCTAACATTGATACTGCATGCCAAAATGCCGACGCTATCATCGTTTCGACCGAACACTCGATATACGAAGCGCTAGATCTCGCCCACCTTCGTTCTTGCATGAACGGTCGGCTAATCATCGATGTTCGAGGTATTCTTAGTCCTACCAAAGTCGCACAATATGGATTTGAGTATCGCGGGCTCGGAAGGTAA
- the wecB gene encoding non-hydrolyzing UDP-N-acetylglucosamine 2-epimerase — protein MKIVSVIGVRPQFIKCASLSRELRIHHREILVHTGQHYDYLMNKVFFDELDIPSPDYNLEVGSSSHGLQTGEMLKRIEEVLLIEKPDLVLVYGDTNSTLAGALAATKMHIKVAHVEAGLRSHDRTMPEEINRILTDHCSDLLFCPTQTATTTLADEGINRGVYLTGDVMVDAILFAKNRSENSNILEILGLTSKEYLMVTIHRASNTDTKANLDSLVNALIQLKQPVVFPLHPRTEKQLKHFGLFDILSSRVKLIKPLGYLEFTKLLGHSQKVLTDSGGVQKEAYLLQVPCVTLRDNTEWQETVQAGWNVLVGTNEEMIVNAAHNFQPVSIPKTLFPEGACRNICDILN, from the coding sequence ATGAAAATCGTGTCAGTCATAGGTGTTAGACCTCAGTTCATCAAGTGTGCTTCCCTTTCACGAGAACTTAGAATCCATCATAGAGAGATACTTGTTCATACTGGACAACACTATGATTACCTGATGAATAAAGTGTTCTTCGATGAACTCGATATCCCCAGCCCGGACTACAACCTGGAAGTGGGGTCTTCGAGCCATGGTCTACAAACCGGGGAAATGCTTAAAAGAATTGAGGAAGTGCTTCTAATTGAGAAACCGGATCTAGTCCTGGTTTACGGAGATACCAATTCCACGTTGGCAGGTGCCCTAGCCGCAACCAAAATGCATATAAAAGTAGCCCATGTTGAGGCAGGTCTCAGAAGCCATGATCGGACAATGCCTGAGGAGATAAATCGTATACTGACGGACCATTGCTCCGACCTTTTATTTTGTCCTACTCAAACCGCTACGACAACTCTAGCAGATGAAGGAATCAATCGTGGCGTCTATCTAACTGGTGATGTGATGGTGGATGCTATCCTATTTGCTAAAAACAGATCTGAGAACTCAAACATTTTGGAAATCCTGGGCCTTACCAGCAAGGAATACCTAATGGTGACTATTCATCGCGCAAGCAACACAGACACGAAAGCAAATTTAGATAGCTTAGTAAACGCCCTAATTCAGCTGAAACAACCAGTCGTATTTCCACTGCATCCCAGGACAGAAAAACAGTTAAAGCATTTCGGTCTATTTGACATACTCTCATCCCGCGTAAAATTGATTAAACCACTCGGATATTTAGAGTTTACCAAACTTCTTGGTCATTCTCAAAAGGTTCTTACTGATTCCGGCGGCGTCCAGAAAGAAGCCTATTTATTGCAAGTACCATGTGTTACGCTACGGGATAATACCGAATGGCAAGAAACAGTGCAAGCAGGTTGGAACGTATTAGTAGGTACAAATGAGGAAATGATCGTAAATGCCGCCCACAATTTTCAGCCAGTGTCAATACCAAAGACTCTTTTCCCCGAAGGCGCGTGTAGAAATATTTGTGATATCCTAAACTAA